The Eremothecium gossypii ATCC 10895 chromosome IV, complete sequence genome contains a region encoding:
- the MSF1 gene encoding phenylalanine--tRNA ligase (Syntenic homolog of Saccharomyces cerevisiae YPR047W (MSF1)) — MALQVGRILRPLVRSYSSKVGKSIVVNCRTFETDDSHTNVTPTILSLTERSLHLQKAHPIGILRDMIEQRLNSVDNAYETYNEFRPAVSVAENFDSLGFPADHPGRSRSDTYYINKEHLLRTHTSAHEMECFGNIRNGATEKPGFLISADVYRRDEIDRTHYPGFHQMEGARMWKRDLSAAPGQEPAHLAQLRADIAKVEEQLRHEQTRLQVEDSTTLEGNPKQDYMTEAEVDLCAQHLKRSVELVVAQVFNKKLQSVGNPGEVLQVRWIKAYFPWTAPSWEIEVWWKGEWLELCGCGLVREQVYLNAGFAPNTHVGWAFGLGLDRIAMLLFDIPDIRLFWTLDERFHSQFRPGEITTFKPYSKYPASTRDVAFWLPEDKQSVEFHENDIMELVRNTAGDLVESVKLLDKFVHPKTGRTSLCYRINYQSMDRTVTNAEVNVLQEQVSRELVRLYNVQLR, encoded by the coding sequence ATGGCATTGCAAGTTGGCCGGATACTGCGGCCGCTGGTGCGGAGCTATTCTTCGAAGGTCGGGAAGAGTATAGTCGTGAATTGTAGGACTTTTGAAACGGACGACAGCCACACCAACGTCACGCCGACAATCCTGTCGCTGACCGAGAGATCGCTGCACCTGCAGAAGGCGCATCCCATTGGCATCCTGCGGGATATGATCGAGCAGAGACTCAATTCCGTGGACAATGCGTACGAGACGTATAACGAGTTCAGGCCTGCGGTTTCCGTGGCCGAGAACTTCGACTCGCTTGGCTTTCCGGCGGACCACCCGGGGCGGTCGAGGTCCGATACGTACTACATCAACAAGGAGCATCTTTTGCGGACACACACATCCGCACACGAGATGGAATGTTTTGGCAACATCCGCAACGGGGCCACCGAGAAGCCCGGGTTTCTGATTTCGGCGGACGTTTACCGGAGAGACGAGATCGACCGCACACACTACCCCGGCTTCCACCAGATGGAGGGTGCGCGTATGTGGAAGCGAGATCTTAGTGCGGCTCCCGGCCAGGAGCCTGCCCATCTGGCGCAACTGCGGGCCGACATTGCCAAGGTcgaggagcagctgcgccacGAGCAGACACGGCTGCAGGTCGAAGACAGCACCACGCTCGAGGGCAACCCAAAACAAGACTACATGACGGAAGCCGAGGTGGACCTATGTGCGCAACACCTAAAGCGGAGCGTCGAGCTCGTTGTTGCCCAGGTCTTCAACAAGAAGCTGCAGAGCGTGGGGAATCCAGGAGAGGTGCTGCAGGTCCGCTGGATTAAGGCGTACTTCCCTTGGACTGCACCTTCATGGGAAATAGAGGTCTGGTGGAAAGGCGAGTGGCTCGAGCTGTGCGGCTGCGGTCTCGTGCGCGAGCAGGTGTATTTGAACGCCGGCTTCGCGCCCAACACCCACGTGGGCTGGGCTTTCGGCCTCGGCCTCGACCGCATTGCCATGCTGCTCTTCGACATTCCCGACATCAGGCTGTTCTGGACACTGGATGAGCGCTTCCACTCGCAATTCCGCCCCGGCGAGATCACCACTTTCAAACCGTATTCAAAGTACCCCGCCTCCACAAGAGATGTTGCTTTCTGGCTGCCAGAGGACAAACAGAGTGTCGAATTCCATGAAAACGACATCATGGAGCTTGTGCGCAACACGGCTGGCGATCTAGTCGAAAGTGTGAAGCTCCTAGACAAGTTCGTCCATCCCAAAACCGGGAGAACCTCTTTGTGCTACCGTATCAACTACCAGTCCATGGACAGGACTGTTACCAATGCCGAGGTCAATGTCTTACAAGAGCAGGTCAGTCGGGAACTAGTCAGGCTTTACAACGTTCAATTGAGATAG
- the TIM12 gene encoding Tim12p (Syntenic homolog of Saccharomyces cerevisiae YBR091C (TIM12)) encodes MSLFVNPYGAQELNQARLDVAEVQFDAMTTTFNTLLAACREKCVPHDGYGEPDLTRAELSCADRCIAKAHAANRAIGTYVQARGLAPHRALPHYAAFAPRDR; translated from the coding sequence ATGTCGCTCTTCGTCAACCCGTACGGCGCCCAGGAGCTCAACCAGGCCCGCCTGGACGTCGCAGAGGTCCAGTTCGATGCCATGACCACCACCTTCAACACGCTGCTCGCGGCCTGCCGCGAGAAGTGCGTGCCCCACGACGGCTACGGCGAGCCCGACCTAACGCGTGCAGAGCTCTCGTGCGCAGACCGCTGCATCGCCAAGGCGCATGCCGCCAACCGCGCCATCGGCACGTACGTGCAGGCCCGCGGCCTGGCCCCccaccgcgcgctgccgcacTACGCGGCCTTCGCCCCGCGCGACCGCTAG
- the TAH18 gene encoding NAPDH-dependent diflavin reductase (Syntenic homolog of Saccharomyces cerevisiae YPR048W (TAH18)), producing the protein MAATRIAILYGSETGTAQDFANILSHQLRRFHYKHTVCSIGEYSAQNILACQYLFVICSTTGQGALPQNARQSPQGKVEGTLWSVLKRSSLPPTLLDHLQVAFLGLGDSSYSKFNFAIRKLHNRIVGQLGAREIFPRLEADAIGLAGSNAGNGNGIELVYSEFEKRVLSFLNDQFPFMTVNGEQVPREPIATDIYLKPEYYLEASGNDKGTASVPCTFEGDSSVKYGTVVTNKRITATDHFQDVRQLVFSSQDGENYYPGDTVSIYPYNTDADVQAFIDTQQHWASIADVPLQIKTPTSARGICDGGLVSPLTLRNLLKYHCDIVSIPMRSFFMKTWTFAVDHERLPDGKDQLQQQRDKLREFAESEDMQDIYDYCNRPRRSILEVVQDFMSLRLPWEYILDYLPHIKPRFFSISSQPCNKDIELTIAIVRYKTILRRIRRGLCTNYISDLSEGSIIRYKVQYNDLLPAGKQDRPVIMISPGVGLAPMKCLIYAQLFNPMLLFFGNRYKDKDFLYADTLQKWADENRIKLFVCFSRSPDDSPGLKYVQDAVWENAREVARLITEENAVVYVCGSSGKMPVQVRLTLCEVLKKWGNFPDDKASEEYLKDMENSDRYLQETW; encoded by the coding sequence ATGGCAGCTACAAGAATAGCAATCCTTTATGGATCTGAAACCGGTACTGCACAGGATTTCGCTAATATACTGTCCCACCAACTACGTCGTTTTCATTACAAGCATACGGTGTGCTCTATTGGAGAATATAGTGCCCAGAATATCCTCGCATGTCAGTACCTATTTGTCATTTGCTCGACCACCGGGCAGGGTGCGCTGCCGCAAAATGCGCGGCAGTCTCCGCAGGGCAAAGTGGAAGGTACACTATGGAGTGTGCTCAAAAGAAGCTCTCTCCCACCAACTCTGCTGGACCACCTACAAGTAGCTTTTCTGGGGCTTGGTGACTCTTCATATTCTAAATTCAACTTTGCGATCCGGAAGTTGCACAACCGAATTGTGGGTCAGCTTGGCGCCAGAGAAATCTTTCCGCGGCTTGAGGCGGATGCGATCGGGCTGGCAGGAAGTAACGCCGGTAATGGCAACGGTATAGAGCTCGTCTACTCTGAGTTTGAGAAACGGGTGTTGAGCTTTCTCAACGACCAGTTCCCGTTCATGACAGTGAATGGAGAGCAAGTTCCCCGCGAGCCAATTGCGACTGATATCTACCTGAAGCCCGAGTATTATCTGGAGGCTTCCGGCAACGACAAGGGCACGGCATCGGTGCCATGTACATTTGAAGGTGATTCCAGTGTCAAGTATGGCACTGTGGTAACGAACAAGCGCATTACGGCGACCGATCATTTCCAAGATGTTCGGCAGCTAGTCTTCAGCAGCCAAGATGGGGAAAACTATTACCCAGGTGACACCGTAAGCATCTATCCATACAATACCGATGCAGACGTGCAGGCTTTCATTGATACCCAGCAGCATTGGGCCTCCATTGCTGACGTTCCCTTGCAGATTAAAACCCCTACTAGTGCTAGAGGTATATGTGACGGCGGTCTTGTATCGCCGTTAACTTTGCGGAACCTGCTGAAGTATCACTGCGATATAGTAAGCATCCCTATGAGAAGCTTCTTCATGAAAACATGGACATTTGCTGTTGACCATGAGAGGTTGCCCGATGGGAAGGATCAGCTTCAGCAACAGCGGGATAAACTGCGCGAATTTGCTGAGAGCGAAGACATGCAGGATATTTACGATTATTGCAATAGGCCCAGAAGATCAATATTGGAAGTTGTGCAAGATTTCATGTCTCTTCGTCTACCTTGGGAGTATATCCTGGACTATTTGCCACACATTAAACCTCGCTTCTTTTCTATTTCAAGCCAACCTTGCAATAAGGATATTGAATTAACCATTGCGATAGTTCGCTATAAAACTATATTGCGCAGGATAAGAAGAGGACTTTGTACGAACTATATTTCGGATCTTTCTGAGGGAAGCATAATCCGCTACAAGGTGCAATATAATGATCTTCTTCCTGCGGGTAAGCAGGATCGGCCAGTCATCATGATTTCACCAGGCGTTGGGCTAGCGCCGATGAAGTGCCTCATCTACGCCCAGCTCTTCAATCCCATGCTTTTATTTTTTGGAAACCGCTACAAGGATAAAGACTTTCTTTATGCGGACACTCTTCAGAAGTGGGCTGATGAGAATCGCATAAAGCTTTTCGTCTGCTTCTCTAGAAGTCCTGACGACTCACCAGGACTTAAGTATGTCCAGGATGCCGTTTGGGAGAATGCAAGAGAAGTTGCCAGGTTAATTACTGAGGAGAATGCTGTTGTTTATGTCTGCGGCTCTTCAGGGAAGATGCCAGTCCAAGTTCGGCTGACGCTCTGTGAAGTCCTAAAAAAATGGGGCAACTTCCCAGACGATAAAGCATCCGAGGAATATCTAAAAGATATGGAAAATAGTGATAGATATCTGCAGGAAACATGGTGA
- the POL30 gene encoding proliferating cell nuclear antigen (Syntenic homolog of Saccharomyces cerevisiae YBR088C (POL30)) produces the protein MLEAKFQQSSFFKKIIDGLKDCVQLVNFNCSEKGIAAQAVDDSRVLLVSLVVTPEAFEEYRSDRAVTLGVDLNSLGKILRCGANEDSLTLVAEDSPDTMLVLFEDTKRERISEYSLKLMEIDADFLEIDQIDYDTTVHMPSAEFAKIIRDLNQLSDSLNVVVTKETIKFISEGDFGSGSVIVKPRTDVERPEDSVKVELEKPVDLTFGSKYLLDIIKAAALSVSITIKLSADTPALFQFNLDGAGHLQYFLAPKFNEEE, from the coding sequence ATGCTAGAAGCTAAGTTTCAACAATCCTCGTTTTTCAAGAAGATCATCGACGGTCTGAAGGACTGCGTCCAGCTGGTGAACTTCAACTGCTCGGAGAAGGGCATCGCGGCGCAGGCGGTGGACGACTCgcgcgtgctgctggtgtCGCTGGTGGTGACGCCGGAGGCGTTCGAGGAGTACCGGTCGGACCGCGCGGTGACGCTGGGCGTGGACCTCAACTCGCTGGGCAAGATCCTGCGCTGCGGGGCGAACGAGGACAGCCTGACGCTGGTGGCGGAGGACTCGCCAGACACGATGCTGGTGCTGTTCGAGGACACGAAGCGCGAGCGGATCAGCGAGTACTCCCTGAAGCTGATGGAGATCGACGCGGACTTTCTGGAGATCGACCAGATCGACTACGACACGACGGTGCACATGCCGTCCGCGGAGTTTGCGAAGATCATCCGCGACCTGAACCAGCTGAGCGACTCGCTGAACGTGGTCGTGACCAAGGAGACGATCAAGTTCATCTCAGAGGGCGACTTTGGCTCGGGCTCCGTCATCGTCAAGCCACGCACCGACGTCGAGCGCCCGGAGGACTCCGTCAAGGTTGAGCTCGAGAAGCCCGTGGACCTGACCTTCGGCTCCAAGTACCTGCTGGACATCATCAAGGCCGCCGCGCTCTCGGTCTCCATCACCATCAAGCTGTCGGCCGACACGCCCGCGCTGTTCCAGTTCAACCTCGACGGCGCCGGCCACCTGCAGTATTTCCTCGCCCCCAAGTTCAACGAGGAGGAATGA
- the ATG11 gene encoding autophagy protein ATG11 (Syntenic homolog of Saccharomyces cerevisiae YPR049C (ATG11)) gives MGHVEGNLQLVNAISGRSIGTHVQYFMTMEDLKRFVIQQWHIPGPEIFILQPYGGKFKRGHFQDMVSEAKKAVARGRVRETSVLYVFDRRLFDGGEEALAQATRHDSTTLVRPLVSPLEDAEAEVGERAAASLLTTNLGWLSALEIDVRYFHACIEGWVQQLANMKECLSVLLQYLELYSFDIEKLYHASAEAVDGVRQRCASNDWRQKNQELLETIDAVASRGKLVQFVDLEEMSEAEERLRELERLLSKKLSLFRGALDENHAIRQEIANHIKEVGTRYQDNISNYELEAQILGNFKDMVKKVKEDTRTILDLDTTKVSPDLMTSAVSLFKEMKSTAIPALYTVGLSLFTQASKCMETKASLQREMLVILADIAVAQVNIVDAKNSLLQQVNQDISALHTTEQQLLRVSELPVVYGLYLIELYRRQHWITGLDRYYSEHTKEIQSVLQRELVFREKWSSDFSSYSEIFQWQDDKPQLAKLFSNASPLEVGRPCIDIGTIQTYIEMLARCDVAEDSQTLLKKTLSEVSRFQFIVKSPLAGSVSKDSTDSMNEVIEGYKNRINKLELLLHSTQFSNTSSWPTGVLNSNSLNVFHNNIASINEKLLLSDYKSRDSIMSGKSNEKELQSQLVELQKQLEEAKNEAKRVQQQLKTTKTQLLNGEDERTAYKETLSILNAELSKLILNQEEQKQELVIAAKDFQEKLDVSMRQVNDLLKQVNFWKSKCGDLDKIKQDLLANMATKETDFNNRCTDYERNIVELQRQLSEKCDATNERSVTSTSADVPGETKEYIESLKEVNRRLEEDMFAVFAGNIVLLENIGLLLSRGPDNKLQIIRVKGLRKNIDDSIIKDSSPVINSHMVKSTVFQDVKNLFDELQLSQGVNDQLHFVSELERFYEEDLFQTSVIKRFTDVENLAKKLRKENKAKKSVIERHNKDKITFRDLKVGDLALFLPTRGVAGSLTSSVASSLASSFSSVDLSTPPPPLPTASQSLIKVTPHKPHRNKSTPWAVFTASELGVRYFLKDSEELVKGKDWFVGKIQSMEKYTVNGDSRNPFKLPEGMVWYEVVASCTKEL, from the coding sequence ATGGGACATGTGGAAGGGAACTTGCAGCTGGTGAACGCGATCAGCGGGCGGAGTATCGGGACACATGTGCAGTACTTCATGACTATGGAGGACCTGAAGCGGTTTGTGATACAGCAGTGGCACATACCGGGGCCGGAGATCTTTATCCTGCAGCCGTATGGCGGGAAGTTTAAGCGGGGGCACTTCCAGGACATGGTGAGCGAGGCCAAGAAGGCGGTGGCGCGGGGGCGGGTGCGGGAGACCAGCGTGCTGTATGTGTTTGATCGGCGGCTGTTCGACGGCGGggaggaggcgctggcgcaggcTACGCGGCACGACAGCACGACACTGGTGCGGCCGCTTGTGTCGCCGCTGGAGGATGCTGAGGCGGAGGTGGGGGAGCGGGCGGCCGCGAGCCTGCTGACGACAAATCTGGGGTGGCTGAGCGCGCTGGAGATCGACGTGCGCTACTTTCACGCATGCATCGAGGGCTgggtgcagcagctggcgaaCATGAAGGAGTGCCTGtcggtgctgctgcagtaCCTGGAGCTGTACTCGTTTGACATCGAGAAGCTGTATCACGCGAGCGCGGAGGCGGTGGACGGCGTGCGCCAGCGCTGCGCGTCAAACGACTGGCGGCAGAAGAACCAGGAGCTATTGGAGACGATCGATGCGGTCGCGTCGCGGGGCAAGCTTGTGCAGTTTGTCGACCTGGAGGAGATGTCAGAGGCCGAGGAGCGcctgcgcgagctggaACGCTTGCTCAGCAAGAAGCTTTCACTGTTCCGAGGCGCTCTGGACGAGAACCACGCGATCCGGCAGGAGATTGCGAACCACATCAAAGAGGTCGGGACGCGCTACCAAGACAATATCTCCAATTATGAGCTGGAAGCCCAGATTCTAGGAAACTTCAAGGACATGGTCAAAAAGGTCAAGGAGGACACCCGCACGATCCTTGACCTGGACACCACCAAGGTGTCCCCGGATCTGATGACCAGTGCTGTGTCGCTATTCAAAGAAATGAAGTCTACCGCGATTCCTGCGCTGTATACTGTTGGGCTTTCGCTGTTCACACAGGCATCCAAGTGCATGGAGACCAAGGCTTCCCTACAACGCGAAATGCTGGTTATTTTGGCGGACATAGCAGTCGCGCAGGTCAATATCGTGGATGCAAAGAACTCGTTGCTACAACAGGTGAACCAGGACATTTCAGCCTTGCATACCAcagagcagcagctgcttaGGGTGTCGGAGTTACCAGTGGTGTATGGACTCTATTTGATTGAACTCTACCGCCGGCAACACTGGATTACAGGCCTTGATAGATATTACAGTGAACACACGAAGGAAATCCAGAGTGTACTACAGCGGGAATTGGTTTTCCGCGAAAAGTGGTCGTCCGACTTTAGCTCATATTCGGAGATCTTTCAATGGCAGGATGATAAGCCGCAGTTGGCAAAGTTATTTTCGAATGCTTCTCCATTGGAAGTTGGGCGACCTTGCATAGATATTGGTACTATCCAAACATACATTGAAATGCTAGCTAGGTGCGATGTAGCCGAAGATTCACAAACATTACTGAAGAAAACCCTCTCCGAAGTGTCTAGGTTCCAATTTATAGTGAAGAGTCCTCTTGCTGGTTCCGTTAGCAAAGATTCCACGGATAGTATGAATGAGGTAATTGAAGGCTATAAGAATAGGATCAACAAGTTGGAACTGCTCCTCCACAGTACGCAGTTTTCTAATACCAGTTCGTGGCCAACAGGCGTTCTTAACTCAAATTCCTTGAATGTGTTTCACAACAACATTGCCAGCATTAATGAAAAGCTGCTATTGAGCGACTATAAATCAAGGGATTCCATCATGAGTGGTAAGAGTAATGAGAAAGAGCTTCAATCTCAGCTTGTTGAACTACAGAAGCAGTTAGAGGAAGCGAAGAATGAAGCAAAAAGGGTACAGCAGCAACTTAAAACCACCAAGACACAGCTTTTGAATGGCGAGGACGAGAGAACAGCATATAAGGAAACGTTGTCGATTTTAAATGCTGAGTTATCCAAACTCATCTTGAATCAAGAAGAACAAAAGCAAGAACTGGTTATAGCAGCGAAAGATTTCCAAGAGAAACTAGATGTATCTATGCGCCAGGTTAATGATCTTTTGAAACAAGTGAATTTCTGGAAATCGAAGTGCGGTGACTTGGACAAAATTAAGCAGGACTTACTGGCCAACATGGCGACGAAAGAGACGGACTTCAACAATCGATGCACCGACTATGAACGTAATATAGTTGAACTTCAGCGTCAACTATCAGAAAAGTGCGACGCTACAAACGAACGCTCTGTCACTTCAACCTCTGCCGATGTACCTGGAGAAACCAAAGAATATATTGAGTCTCTCAAGGAAGTCAACCGTAGACTGGAAGAAGATATGTTTGCTGTTTTTGCGGGGAACATAGTGTTACTGGAGAACATCGGCCTGCTTCTTTCTAGAGGCCCTGACAACAAGTTACAGATTATACGCGTTAAAGGTTTAAGGAAAAACATAGATGATAGTATAATAAAGGACAGCAGCCCTGTAATAAATTCACATATGGTGAAGAGCACAGTTTTCCAGGATGTGAAGAACTTATTTGACGAGCTTCAACTGAGCCAAGGTGTTAACGACCAACTCCATTTTGTTAGTGAGCTGGAACGCTTTTATGAAGAGGATCTATTTCAAACTTCCGTGATCAAGAGGTTCACCGATGTAGAGAACCTGGCTAAGAAGCTCAGAAAGGAAAATAAGGCTAAAAAAAGCGTTATTGAaagacacaataaggataAGATTACTTTCAGAGACCTTAAAGTAGGTGATCTAGCCCTGTTTTTACCTACCAGAGGGGTAGCGGGCTCGCTCACGTCTTCGGTCGCGTCCTCATTGGCGTCATCTTTTTCGTCCGTGGATCTTTCAACACCGCCACCACCACTTCCTACTGCATCGCAGTCATTGATTAAGGTCACGCCGCATAAGCCGCATCGTAACAAATCCACCCCATGGGCAGTGTTCACAGCATCGGAACTAGGTGTTAGATACTTCCTAAAAGATTCCGAAGAGTTGGTAAAGGGGAAGGATTGGTTTGTCGGTAAAATCCAATCTATGGAAAAATATACAGTAAATGGAGATTCTCGCAATCCATTCAAACTACCTGAAGGTATGGTCTGGTATGAAGTGGTTGCTAGCTGTACCAAAGAATTGTAG
- a CDS encoding non-histone chromosomal protein 6 (Syntenic homolog of Saccharomyces cerevisiae YPR052C (NHP6A) and YBR089C-A (NHP6B); 1-intron) has protein sequence MAAAATTKKRTQRKKKDPNAPKRAMSAYMFFANENRDIVRAENPGISFGQVGRVLGEKWKALSDDEKQPYEAKAEADKKRYESEKELYNATKAA, from the coding sequence ATGGCCGCGGCAGCCACAACCAAGAAGAGAACGCAAcgcaagaagaaggaccCCAACGCGCCCAAGCGCGCGATGTCCGCGTACATGTTCTTCGCCAACGAGAACCGCGACATCGTGCGCGCGGAGAACCCGGGCATCTCGTTCGGGCAGGTGGGACGCGTGCTCGGCGAGAAGTGGAAGGCGCTCTCGGACGACGAGAAGCAGCCGTACGAGGCCAAGGCGGAGGCGGACAAGAAGCGCTACGAGTCTGAGAAGGAGCTGTACAACGCCACAAAGGCGGCGTGA
- the MAK3 gene encoding peptide alpha-N-acetyltransferase MAK3 (Syntenic homolog of Saccharomyces cerevisiae YPR051W (MAK3)), with amino-acid sequence MITYRPFDINSDLQFATIKKLIDRDLSEPYSIYVYRYFLNQWPSLAYLAYDTEAATAEEPVGCIVCKAEAHRGVRQRGYIAMLVVNDAYRGRGIAKRLITLAIEQMAAQGCDEIMLETECSNGAALHLYEALGFVRMKRMFRYYLNQGDAFKLILPLTARSYMRSTFLDARAD; translated from the coding sequence ATGATCACGTATAGGCCGTTCGATATCAACTCGGACCTACAGTTTGCGACGATCAAGAAACTGATAGACCGTGACCTGAGCGAGCCGTACTCCATCTATGTGTACCGGTACTTTCTGAACCAGTGGCCGTCGCTGGCGTACCTGGCGTACGACACGGaggcggcgacggcggagGAGCCCGTGGGGTGCATTGTGTGCAAGGCGGAGGCGCACCGCGGGGTGCGGCAGCGCGGGTACATCGCGATGCTGGTGGTGAACGACGCGTACCGCGGGCGCGGGATTGCGAAGCGGCTGATCACGCTGGCGATCGAGCAGATGGCGGCGCAGGGCTGCGACGAGATCATGCTGGAGACGGAGTGCAGCAACGGGGCGGCGCTGCACCTGTACGAGGCGCTGGGGTTCGTGCGGATGAAGCGGATGTTCCGGTACTACCTGAACCAGGGCGACGCATTCAAGCTGATCCTGCCGCTGACGGCGCGCAGCTATATGCGGAGCACGTTTCTggacgcgcgcgcggacTAG